In bacterium, the following are encoded in one genomic region:
- a CDS encoding right-handed parallel beta-helix repeat-containing protein: MLLFASFEFCQSSPVGIVVVKEAKKIQEELDRLGREGGGILFLPAGTYRIEKTLKIPSNVILRGAGAGTILKPTIAIGERQYPDNRVISNADVEGGNKGIIIEDLVVDGELLGEYHKTGIYGISLNNCDNCIIRNVVVRRCSGEGILVAYGKGNTIVENCIVEENNHGINIHHIKGAVLLRNNICKRNGVHKPQYGGIGIFVEGVENISIIGNICQDNAWAGIVWMGGADEARGIKYPSKDCLIANNICVGNGSQGGIFLNGTYSDTKRFLVSGNLCKENKGNGIWGFKVKEGVISNNLSLNNNGWGISLLGSEGVTISNNLALENDKGGIEANSEKNKILNNIDLMGNNG, encoded by the coding sequence CAAAGTAGTCCAGTGGGAATTGTTGTTGTGAAGGAAGCTAAGAAAATACAAGAAGAATTGGATAGATTGGGAAGGGAGGGTGGAGGGATTCTTTTTCTCCCTGCGGGAACATATAGGATTGAGAAAACGCTGAAGATTCCCTCCAATGTCATATTGAGAGGGGCGGGAGCGGGAACGATTTTGAAGCCCACGATAGCTATTGGGGAAAGGCAATATCCTGATAATAGGGTGATTTCAAATGCTGATGTTGAGGGCGGCAACAAAGGGATTATCATTGAGGACTTAGTCGTTGATGGGGAGCTTTTGGGCGAATATCATAAGACGGGAATTTATGGGATAAGCCTAAACAATTGCGATAATTGCATAATAAGGAATGTTGTAGTGAGAAGATGCAGTGGGGAGGGAATTCTCGTGGCTTATGGGAAAGGGAATACAATTGTGGAGAATTGCATCGTGGAGGAGAACAATCACGGGATAAACATCCATCATATTAAGGGGGCGGTTCTATTAAGAAACAATATCTGTAAAAGGAACGGCGTTCATAAGCCGCAGTATGGAGGGATAGGGATATTCGTTGAAGGGGTGGAGAATATAAGCATAATCGGGAATATCTGTCAGGATAATGCCTGGGCGGGGATAGTTTGGATGGGAGGAGCGGATGAGGCGAGGGGGATAAAATATCCCTCAAAGGATTGTCTCATAGCGAATAACATTTGTGTTGGTAATGGTTCGCAGGGAGGTATTTTCCTCAATGGGACATATTCGGATACGAAGCGTTTTTTGGTGAGCGGGAACCTTTGCAAGGAAAACAAGGGAAACGGCATCTGGGGATTCAAAGTTAAGGAAGGAGTTATAAGCAATAACCTGAGCTTAAATAACAATGGTTGGGGCATCTCATTATTGGGAAGCGAGGGTGTAACCATTTCAAATAATTTAGCGTTGGAGAACGATAAAGGAGGAATTGAGGCGAACAGTGAGAAAAATAAAATCCTGAACAACATTGACTTGATGGGAAATAACGGATAA
- a CDS encoding sugar phosphate isomerase/epimerase: MRIGICWLYAISKYGYPPSLADTFKVIREMAGLGFKYIELEGVGEENLREIYENRRDLKSLCDDLGLVVHNFCPVLPDIVSLEKGKRERARDSFKLGIELAKFFGCETIQTDSFTPPLKFIGDRPYKEMVDFGLQFKVEIDPSFSWDEQWKVLVETFKFCAQEARKANLRFCLEPRVGEMICTTDGILRLMDWVDDDNFGAVLDTGHLNAQKEILALSVEKLGKRIFYVHLSDNDGKVNEHLGLGKGNIDFEEIIKGLLKHNFKGVIGLDIGRIPNLDEEVKASKEYLLNIFERLGVEAE; the protein is encoded by the coding sequence ATGAGAATTGGAATCTGCTGGTTATATGCGATAAGCAAGTATGGGTATCCTCCCTCACTCGCTGATACTTTCAAGGTCATCAGAGAGATGGCGGGTTTGGGATTTAAATATATTGAGCTGGAAGGGGTAGGGGAGGAGAATTTGCGGGAGATTTATGAGAATAGAAGGGATTTGAAGAGCCTTTGCGACGATTTGGGGCTCGTTGTGCATAACTTCTGCCCTGTCCTTCCCGATATCGTGAGCTTGGAGAAGGGGAAAAGAGAGCGCGCGAGGGATTCGTTCAAATTGGGGATTGAATTGGCTAAATTCTTCGGCTGCGAAACAATCCAAACGGATAGCTTCACACCTCCTTTGAAGTTCATCGGCGATAGACCATATAAGGAAATGGTTGATTTCGGTCTTCAATTTAAGGTGGAGATAGACCCTTCCTTCAGCTGGGATGAACAATGGAAGGTTTTGGTTGAAACATTTAAGTTCTGCGCCCAGGAGGCGAGGAAAGCGAATCTGCGCTTCTGCTTGGAGCCGAGGGTAGGGGAGATGATATGCACTACCGATGGTATTCTGCGTCTTATGGATTGGGTGGATGATGATAATTTTGGAGCTGTCCTTGATACCGGACATTTGAATGCTCAGAAGGAGATACTCGCCCTTTCGGTTGAGAAATTGGGGAAGAGGATATTTTATGTCCATCTATCCGATAACGATGGGAAGGTGAACGAACATCTTGGGTTGGGAAAGGGAAATATAGATTTTGAGGAGATAATCAAGGGCTTGTTGAAGCATAATTTCAAGGGCGTTATAGGGTTGGATATAGGGAGGATACCCAATTTAGATGAAGAGGTAAAGGCTTCAAAGGAATATCTTCTAAATATCTTTGAGAGATTGGGAGTTGAGGCGGAATGA
- a CDS encoding thioredoxin family protein, which yields MRSKLVLLVLFLVVVIGLVVLMSGRKEKSSTTVPPVISNTPAVNVPTAGGGAKKEEAKTQEGDVISLDEGNFNEFINSDLPVIVDFWQTGCGACMMLEPIFKEVAGEMKGKMKFAMCQIDYNGNEKFAYKYHIEATPTMIVFKKGKEIGRIIGYREKDSLMDALKDFLRK from the coding sequence ATGAGGTCTAAGCTTGTTTTATTAGTTCTGTTTTTGGTTGTAGTTATAGGGCTCGTTGTCCTAATGAGTGGAAGAAAGGAGAAAAGTTCTACTACTGTTCCGCCTGTGATTTCAAATACTCCCGCCGTGAATGTTCCCACTGCGGGAGGGGGAGCGAAAAAGGAAGAAGCAAAGACGCAGGAGGGGGATGTTATCAGTTTGGATGAGGGCAATTTTAACGAGTTCATAAATTCTGATTTGCCAGTTATCGTTGATTTCTGGCAGACGGGCTGTGGAGCGTGTATGATGCTTGAGCCGATTTTCAAGGAAGTGGCAGGAGAGATGAAAGGGAAGATGAAATTCGCAATGTGTCAAATAGATTATAATGGCAATGAGAAATTCGCCTATAAATATCACATTGAAGCCACGCCCACTATGATAGTTTTCAAGAAAGGGAAGGAAATCGGGCGAATAATCGGGTATAGAGAGAAGGATTCTCTTATGGACGCCTTGAAAGATTTCCTTAGAAAGTGA
- a CDS encoding thioredoxin family protein produces MAIISDKDKEYIKKLFSEKLDKEVRILMFTQKESPLVVPGVEECTYCKETRQILEELCELSPKLKLEVHDFYGEKELAAKHGVDKIPATLLIPEGEETARVRFYGIPSGYEFGSLIEDIIDMSRGETSLSPESKQKLASLTSDIHIQVFVTPTCPYCPSAVRTAHQMAMESKHIKADMIEAIEFPHLANRYRVRGVPKTIANDIVEIEGALPEQMFVERVLSAVKK; encoded by the coding sequence ATGGCGATTATCTCGGATAAGGACAAGGAGTATATCAAGAAATTGTTTTCCGAGAAGTTGGACAAGGAAGTAAGGATTTTGATGTTCACACAGAAGGAGAGTCCATTGGTGGTGCCAGGTGTTGAGGAATGCACATACTGCAAGGAGACGAGGCAGATTTTGGAGGAGCTATGCGAGCTCTCGCCCAAGCTGAAATTGGAGGTTCATGACTTCTATGGGGAAAAGGAACTTGCCGCGAAGCACGGGGTTGATAAAATACCCGCCACATTGCTCATTCCCGAGGGAGAGGAAACGGCGAGGGTGAGATTCTACGGCATACCGAGTGGATACGAGTTCGGCTCCCTTATAGAGGATATAATAGATATGTCAAGGGGCGAGACCTCGCTTTCCCCGGAAAGCAAACAGAAGCTTGCATCTCTAACGAGCGATATCCATATCCAGGTCTTTGTGACGCCGACCTGTCCCTATTGCCCATCCGCTGTAAGGACGGCGCATCAGATGGCAATGGAGTCAAAGCATATAAAGGCGGACATGATAGAGGCAATAGAATTTCCCCATTTGGCGAACCGCTATAGGGTGAGAGGAGTGCCGAAGACGATAGCCAATGATATTGTGGAGATAGAGGGGGCTCTTCCTGAGCAGATGTTTGTGGAGAGGGTTTTATCGGCTGTTAAGAAATAA
- the hypE gene encoding hydrogenase expression/formation protein HypE yields the protein MKREDRILLAHGGGGKLTRELIERLFLPFFKNSILSELGDSAVLEFENLKLAFTTDSYTVDPIFFPGGDIGSLSIYGTVNDLAMMGATPLYISASLIIEEGFPMEQLERITRSMKEACSRAGVYIVTGDTKVVGKGMADKIYITTAGIGIIPVNISFSFKNIREGDFVIINGPIGEHGIAILMTREGITLEGDIKSDSQPLNHIVEEMVKIEGIKAMRDLTRGGLGAVLCEIASATGLAIHIEEEAVPIKPEVLSACEILGLDPLYVANEGKFIAIVSQDAGEEVLKVMREREEGKDSKIIGRIERQPKGKVVLRTKIGGSRIVEMPIGEELPRIC from the coding sequence ATGAAGAGAGAGGATAGGATACTTCTTGCTCACGGAGGAGGTGGAAAGCTAACAAGAGAGCTGATAGAGAGGCTCTTTCTCCCCTTTTTCAAGAATTCTATCCTCTCCGAGCTGGGGGATAGCGCCGTTTTAGAATTTGAAAATCTCAAGCTCGCCTTCACTACTGATTCCTATACCGTTGACCCAATCTTCTTTCCCGGGGGCGATATAGGAAGTTTGTCAATTTACGGAACTGTAAACGACCTGGCAATGATGGGAGCAACTCCCCTCTACATCTCCGCTTCCCTGATAATCGAGGAAGGATTTCCTATGGAACAATTGGAAAGGATTACTCGCTCAATGAAAGAAGCTTGTTCAAGGGCGGGAGTTTATATAGTCACAGGCGACACGAAAGTGGTTGGAAAGGGAATGGCGGATAAAATATACATAACCACGGCGGGAATAGGGATAATTCCGGTCAATATATCGTTCTCTTTCAAAAACATTAGAGAAGGCGATTTTGTGATCATAAATGGTCCCATCGGGGAGCACGGAATAGCAATACTTATGACGAGAGAGGGAATAACTTTGGAGGGGGATATAAAAAGCGATTCCCAACCACTGAATCACATAGTTGAAGAGATGGTAAAAATAGAAGGGATTAAAGCGATGCGAGATTTGACGAGGGGAGGATTGGGGGCGGTTCTCTGCGAAATCGCCTCGGCGACGGGCTTGGCTATTCACATTGAAGAGGAAGCGGTTCCAATCAAACCCGAGGTCCTATCCGCCTGTGAAATTCTCGGATTAGACCCTTTGTATGTCGCTAATGAGGGAAAGTTCATAGCGATTGTCTCCCAAGATGCGGGAGAGGAGGTCTTAAAAGTTATGAGGGAAAGGGAGGAAGGGAAAGATTCAAAAATAATAGGGAGGATTGAAAGGCAACCCAAGGGGAAGGTCGTCCTTCGGACGAAGATAGGAGGTTCACGCATAGTAGAAATGCCAATCGGCGAGGAGCTACCTCGCATCTGCTAG
- a CDS encoding DUF2344 domain-containing protein produces MRDYCLTISKKGKAKFISHLDLYRALERALRRSFLPISFTEGYNPHPKISFLTALELGATSDCEKAIITLKEPLPSHQIKERLNRFLPNGIRIEDVSQLNKKGIIADSTLFILTIILPTEVKREALEEAIKKFLEAPSFPMKREQKGKTKEINLKDFVRDLKLRDFQPSKASLELLVSLTPYGSAKPREVVEALQSFLPQMKLVQVHRANLFVKEK; encoded by the coding sequence ATGAGAGATTACTGCTTAACTATATCCAAAAAAGGGAAAGCTAAATTCATATCCCATCTTGACCTCTATAGAGCGCTTGAAAGGGCATTGAGACGCTCATTTCTACCCATATCCTTCACCGAGGGCTACAATCCCCATCCCAAAATATCCTTCCTCACCGCTTTAGAGCTCGGCGCAACGAGCGATTGCGAGAAGGCTATTATCACCCTTAAAGAACCCCTTCCCTCTCACCAAATCAAGGAGCGTCTCAATCGCTTCCTCCCTAATGGAATAAGAATAGAAGATGTCTCCCAGTTGAACAAAAAGGGAATAATAGCCGATAGCACCCTTTTCATCTTGACCATAATTCTCCCCACCGAGGTTAAAAGGGAAGCTTTGGAAGAAGCGATTAAAAAATTCCTTGAAGCACCCAGTTTCCCAATGAAAAGAGAACAGAAAGGAAAAACTAAGGAGATAAATCTAAAGGATTTCGTTAGAGATTTGAAATTGAGGGATTTTCAACCTTCAAAAGCTAGCCTGGAACTGCTCGTCTCCCTCACCCCTTATGGCTCGGCTAAACCGAGAGAGGTAGTTGAAGCTTTGCAATCCTTTCTACCCCAAATGAAGCTCGTTCAGGTCCATAGGGCGAATCTATTCGTAAAAGAGAAATGA